The Heyndrickxia vini genome contains a region encoding:
- a CDS encoding ABC transporter ATP-binding protein, whose product MSTVKNDVEIKGAIKQFGPNVVLNGIDLEVKQGELLTLLGPSGCGKTTTLNLIAGFLEADQGDVYIKGKKVTKIPPYKRDLGMVFQTYSLFPHMTVYENLSFGLKLRKVAKEAQKKKIARALELVKMSGLEHRYPRELSGGQRQRVAISRALVVEPELLLLDEPLSNLDAKLRHELRTEIKRLQKEIGVTTIFVTHDQEEALSMSDRVVVMNAGKIEQISTPTSIYDHPESEFVFQFIGKSNSLMGKVVAMDNQNISVKVGEMITNAKKANMMGEDRSLKMGDEVKLYIRPENVQIASTQERSSSMIEYHKAEISQLNYLGTSWEIAVSLFGESVQILTNSYDPSWQYGSEVYIKWNPSDIMLIKK is encoded by the coding sequence ATGAGTACGGTTAAAAATGATGTGGAAATAAAAGGTGCAATTAAGCAATTCGGTCCTAACGTAGTTCTAAATGGAATTGATTTAGAAGTGAAGCAAGGGGAGTTACTAACATTACTTGGCCCTTCCGGGTGTGGGAAAACGACCACTTTAAATTTAATTGCCGGATTTCTGGAAGCAGATCAAGGTGATGTATATATTAAAGGCAAAAAAGTAACCAAAATACCACCTTATAAACGGGATCTAGGTATGGTGTTTCAAACGTATTCTTTATTTCCTCATATGACAGTATATGAGAATTTAAGCTTTGGGTTGAAATTAAGAAAAGTTGCTAAGGAAGCACAAAAAAAGAAAATTGCAAGGGCGCTCGAACTTGTTAAAATGTCTGGGCTTGAACATCGCTATCCGAGGGAATTATCAGGTGGACAACGACAACGTGTAGCGATTTCTCGTGCGCTAGTTGTTGAGCCAGAGTTACTACTTCTTGATGAACCTTTGTCTAATCTTGATGCAAAGTTAAGACATGAATTAAGAACAGAAATTAAACGCTTGCAAAAAGAGATTGGTGTAACAACCATTTTTGTTACACATGACCAGGAAGAAGCTCTTTCAATGTCAGATCGAGTTGTTGTAATGAATGCAGGGAAAATTGAACAAATCAGTACACCAACTTCAATATACGATCATCCTGAATCAGAATTCGTTTTTCAATTTATTGGTAAATCAAACTCGCTTATGGGAAAGGTTGTGGCGATGGATAATCAAAACATATCAGTGAAAGTGGGCGAGATGATTACTAATGCAAAAAAAGCGAATATGATGGGGGAGGATCGCTCTTTAAAAATGGGAGATGAGGTGAAGCTATATATTCGTCCTGAAAATGTCCAAATTGCTTCAACTCAAGAACGATCATCATCAATGATAGAATATCATAAAGCTGAAATTAGCCAACTAAATTATCTCGGCACATCATGGGAAATAGCTGTTTCTTTATTTGGAGAATCTGTTCAAATATTAACGAATTCGTATGACCCATCATGGCAGTATGGAAGCGAGGTATATATTAAATGGAACCCGTCCGACATCATGCTGATCAAGAAATAA
- a CDS encoding ABC transporter substrate-binding protein: MKKLISLLSILLLLSLSACGNPTPKKAGETAKASGTEKGGKTITIAGNGGVIEKAIRDVIAPKYKKETGITVNYLPGLSGEILSKVELQKSAPQIDIAFFVPVDVQRAMEKGLTETINDSNVPNMKNVKPNFVSVEGAAAPVFGLVISPAYNTESFKKNNLKPIQSWNDLASADYKGKTAFADISNDWGFNTLYGLALANNGSVDNMEPGLEKAKELAGYSSTFYKNSTQMMPAIQQGAADVTVMGSYAVGELALSGIPIKLAVPKEGVPLQAFSAALVKNSPHNEDAINFINYLISEDSQALIADKGFYPVVEGVELPEKYEESIGLKDTDKTFKPDFAKFAEVRAEWSDRWAKEVTPKLSTLLK; encoded by the coding sequence ATGAAAAAACTAATTTCTTTACTGTCCATTCTCTTATTATTGTCTTTATCAGCCTGTGGAAACCCAACCCCAAAGAAGGCTGGAGAAACAGCTAAAGCAAGCGGAACCGAAAAAGGAGGAAAAACGATTACAATAGCTGGAAATGGCGGTGTAATTGAGAAGGCGATTCGCGATGTCATAGCCCCAAAATATAAAAAAGAAACGGGTATCACCGTGAATTACCTACCAGGGTTATCTGGTGAAATTTTATCGAAAGTAGAATTACAAAAAAGTGCACCACAAATCGATATTGCCTTTTTTGTTCCGGTAGATGTTCAACGAGCGATGGAAAAAGGACTGACGGAGACTATAAATGATTCCAATGTTCCAAATATGAAAAATGTGAAACCAAACTTTGTTTCAGTAGAAGGCGCGGCAGCACCGGTTTTTGGACTAGTCATTTCACCGGCTTATAATACAGAATCCTTTAAAAAGAATAATTTAAAGCCAATCCAATCATGGAATGATCTCGCATCAGCGGATTATAAAGGGAAAACAGCCTTCGCCGATATCTCAAATGACTGGGGATTCAATACACTATATGGGCTTGCACTAGCAAACAATGGAAGTGTAGATAATATGGAGCCTGGTCTAGAAAAAGCGAAAGAACTTGCCGGTTACTCATCCACATTTTATAAAAATTCGACACAAATGATGCCAGCTATTCAACAAGGTGCTGCTGATGTCACCGTTATGGGAAGTTATGCAGTTGGCGAGCTTGCTCTATCAGGTATTCCAATTAAGCTTGCTGTTCCAAAAGAAGGTGTACCGCTTCAAGCATTTAGTGCGGCACTTGTGAAAAATAGTCCACATAATGAAGATGCAATAAATTTCATTAATTATTTGATCAGTGAAGATTCACAAGCTTTAATTGCAGATAAAGGATTTTACCCGGTTGTCGAGGGTGTTGAATTACCAGAAAAGTATGAAGAATCAATCGGACTAAAGGATACAGATAAAACATTCAAACCTGATTTTGCAAAATTTGCGGAAGTGCGTGCAGAATGGTCGGATCGATGGGCGAAAGAAGTTACACCAAAACTTAGTACTTTACTTAAATAA
- a CDS encoding TAXI family TRAP transporter solute-binding subunit, translated as MKLGTRLCIVIVSIILLFGCTNDNQEQSTKGPAPAKKLASVQPTLLIATGDMSGVYFLLGKALANLYEKYNGDATGTQVTKASIHNTKLVSQKRAELGFSTVDALTLPETKKLKLRALTGLYSNYIQIVTTEKSNIHSLWDLRNKRVSVGTVGSGTKLMSERVLKAANLVSNEMDISYLSFTQSADALRTGTIDAAFFSSGLPNPEISDLAAEMDISLISIPKKVADVLHNQYEFYDRDKINARTYKGVAENTETISVKNVLLTYADMPDQVAYQLVKTFYKHLPELKKVHPAVLSIHPEDAMQGIPLQFHPGALQYLNEIKQ; from the coding sequence TTGAAATTAGGAACACGTTTATGCATTGTGATTGTATCAATCATTTTACTCTTTGGGTGTACTAATGATAATCAGGAACAGTCAACTAAAGGCCCTGCGCCGGCAAAGAAATTGGCAAGCGTTCAGCCAACATTATTAATCGCTACGGGTGATATGTCTGGAGTTTACTTTCTTTTAGGTAAAGCATTGGCAAACTTATATGAAAAATATAATGGTGACGCAACAGGGACTCAAGTGACGAAAGCTTCAATCCATAATACCAAACTAGTAAGTCAAAAGCGTGCTGAACTTGGCTTCAGTACAGTCGATGCTTTAACTTTACCTGAAACAAAAAAGTTAAAACTTCGTGCATTGACTGGTCTTTATTCTAACTACATTCAAATTGTAACAACTGAGAAAAGTAATATTCATTCCTTATGGGACTTACGCAATAAACGAGTTAGCGTGGGTACAGTCGGGAGTGGAACAAAGCTTATGTCAGAACGTGTATTGAAAGCTGCTAATCTAGTAAGTAATGAAATGGATATTTCTTATCTTTCATTTACACAATCTGCTGACGCCCTTAGGACCGGAACAATTGACGCTGCCTTCTTTTCATCCGGGTTACCAAACCCTGAAATTTCCGATTTAGCTGCTGAGATGGATATATCGCTTATTTCAATTCCAAAAAAGGTTGCCGATGTACTTCATAATCAGTATGAATTCTATGATCGGGATAAAATTAATGCCCGAACATATAAAGGGGTCGCAGAAAATACGGAAACGATATCAGTGAAAAATGTACTGTTAACTTATGCTGATATGCCAGATCAAGTAGCGTATCAACTAGTAAAAACGTTTTATAAACATTTACCAGAACTAAAAAAGGTCCACCCAGCTGTTTTGTCTATTCACCCCGAAGACGCAATGCAAGGGATTCCCTTACAATTTCATCCTGGTGCACTCCAATATTTAAATGAAATCAAGCAATAA
- a CDS encoding sigma-54-dependent transcriptional regulator yields MKPNVLVIDDEQAICTSLSFALENDYQVMTATDPEKGLMIMDQSQVDIILLDLRIGSYNGLDVLQKIKQKDATVTVIIMTAYATIETSIEAIKKGAYYYIEKPINIEELSLLLLRASEFLFMSQQVETLNEELESRRNSDCFLGKSKAMKQVFSMIERIKDIDSSVLITGESGSGKELVAKRIHNTGKRKNGPLEILNCAAIPEALLESELFGYEKGAFTGATQSKKGKWVAANGGTLFLDEISEMPLALQAKLLRVIQEREVTPLGSNRKINLDVRIISAANKNIEQMITEGTFREDLYFRLNVIPIKTPPLRERTEDLPLLIDYFLKKYCREMNKEKKSLSTSARRLLLGYQYPGNVRELGNIIEYAVALSIHNEIDEDDLPYYVQEQRKTALNCSANNEDIIHIPLGLPMKKIEKIVIGESLRYCGNHRQKTAQILQISERSLRDKIKQYEIDTHVNV; encoded by the coding sequence ATGAAGCCCAATGTTCTAGTCATTGATGATGAGCAAGCGATTTGTACCTCGCTCAGCTTTGCCCTTGAAAATGATTATCAAGTTATGACTGCCACGGATCCCGAAAAAGGTTTAATGATAATGGATCAAAGCCAAGTTGATATTATTTTGCTAGATCTTCGAATAGGCAGCTACAATGGGCTGGACGTACTACAAAAAATAAAACAAAAAGATGCAACTGTTACTGTTATTATCATGACTGCCTATGCAACAATCGAAACATCGATTGAAGCAATTAAAAAAGGTGCTTATTATTATATTGAAAAACCGATTAATATTGAAGAACTATCGTTGCTTTTACTAAGGGCATCAGAGTTTTTGTTTATGTCTCAACAAGTTGAAACTCTTAATGAGGAGTTGGAGTCAAGACGAAATTCAGATTGCTTTTTAGGGAAAAGTAAAGCAATGAAACAAGTATTTTCAATGATTGAAAGGATAAAGGATATTGATTCCAGTGTTTTAATTACCGGAGAAAGTGGGTCCGGAAAGGAATTAGTTGCAAAGCGCATTCATAATACAGGAAAACGAAAAAATGGTCCATTAGAAATATTGAATTGCGCAGCCATTCCAGAAGCTTTGCTTGAATCGGAATTATTTGGATATGAAAAGGGTGCTTTTACCGGTGCTACCCAAAGTAAAAAGGGGAAATGGGTAGCGGCAAATGGAGGGACATTATTCCTTGATGAAATCAGTGAAATGCCTTTAGCACTGCAAGCTAAATTATTGCGTGTTATTCAAGAGCGCGAAGTGACCCCATTAGGCTCGAATCGAAAAATTAATTTAGACGTACGCATCATAAGTGCGGCCAATAAAAATATTGAACAAATGATTACTGAGGGTACGTTTCGAGAGGATTTATATTTTCGATTGAATGTAATACCGATAAAAACACCACCGTTAAGAGAGAGAACGGAAGATTTGCCATTATTGATTGATTATTTTTTGAAAAAATATTGTAGGGAAATGAATAAGGAAAAGAAATCATTGTCAACAAGTGCTCGTAGACTTCTATTAGGCTATCAATATCCCGGAAATGTTCGTGAATTAGGGAATATTATTGAATATGCTGTAGCGCTTTCTATTCATAATGAAATTGATGAAGATGATTTACCATATTATGTACAAGAACAAAGAAAAACGGCTTTAAATTGTTCTGCTAATAATGAGGACATCATCCATATCCCGCTTGGACTTCCGATGAAGAAAATAGAAAAAATAGTGATTGGTGAATCCCTCCGCTATTGCGGGAACCATAGACAGAAAACCGCTCAAATTTTACAAATTTCTGAGAGAAGTCTTCGGGATAAAATTAAACAATATGAAATTGATACACATGTTAATGTGTAA
- a CDS encoding transporter substrate-binding domain-containing protein — MKWFVIILFFILLGSSSPIHIFAGQKTYKIAGESALPPFSYENEQGKLSGLTIDLMNKVANENGVHFKYIPMEIHEAEKALKKGKIDAIAGITYSTEKDREFDFSIPYFTMSNSLIVPASNQNKVKGIADIRDLHVVLENNSPVLSTLLNMRNTNLTLTTNEFSGLLTLIQGRADVFVGNKWTTSFYLKKWKQEKNYVIRDEVIEPADYTIAVKEGNHFLLSMINKSLTDLKAKGEVNILVDAWLRPQNEDVIVKLKQFIYFLVLFMSIGVLIFFAIYIWNQRLKKAVNAQTRKLLHLNEDLKRQRQSNADSNAFKEQILNNIDTGIITFEMDRTISSCNKRALEILDITSTLNYRLQDSPIYTKLFENNPFKQLSQQGDGAIFHTLETNDEGKRKVIYYSMHKMFDSMENEIGYLLSINDETEKKKLEQKLLTQEKLHALGQLVAGVAHEIRNPLTSIKTFIDLLPSKYDRPQFREVLMKHLPAEVNRLNMIVTDLIEYARPRPPNIQSCSAYELTSLLAFLQVTMNKYDIEFEQTIEQGLIFFIDPQQIRQVLLNLLLNAIHAVEKTNEKKIKIIMEKKNSKKGRILIIDTGKGMSQDEINHIFEPFYTSKEKGVGLGLTLSYNLIKENKGDIQVTSIPAQGTKFTVVLPLFIE, encoded by the coding sequence TTGAAGTGGTTCGTAATTATATTGTTTTTTATCTTACTAGGTTCCTCCTCTCCAATTCATATATTCGCCGGGCAAAAAACATATAAAATAGCAGGAGAAAGTGCATTGCCTCCTTTTTCGTATGAAAATGAACAAGGAAAATTGTCTGGATTAACAATCGATTTAATGAATAAAGTCGCTAATGAAAATGGAGTTCATTTTAAATACATTCCAATGGAGATCCATGAAGCCGAGAAAGCATTAAAAAAAGGAAAAATTGATGCGATAGCGGGAATAACATACAGCACGGAAAAAGATCGAGAATTTGATTTTTCCATTCCTTATTTTACTATGTCGAATTCATTGATTGTTCCTGCATCCAATCAAAACAAGGTAAAAGGTATTGCTGATATAAGGGACTTACATGTGGTATTAGAAAATAATTCTCCTGTGCTTAGTACATTATTAAATATGAGAAATACGAATCTCACATTAACGACAAATGAATTTTCGGGTCTATTAACACTAATTCAAGGACGGGCCGATGTTTTTGTCGGCAATAAATGGACGACATCCTTCTATTTAAAAAAGTGGAAGCAAGAAAAAAACTACGTCATTCGCGATGAAGTGATTGAACCGGCAGATTATACGATTGCTGTTAAGGAAGGAAATCACTTTCTCCTTTCAATGATTAATAAATCCCTTACTGATTTAAAAGCTAAAGGGGAAGTAAATATTTTAGTAGATGCATGGTTAAGACCTCAAAATGAGGATGTGATTGTTAAATTAAAACAATTTATATATTTTTTAGTTTTATTTATGTCCATCGGAGTGTTAATCTTTTTTGCTATTTACATATGGAATCAACGGTTAAAAAAGGCAGTAAATGCCCAAACCCGTAAGTTGCTTCACCTAAATGAAGATCTTAAAAGACAACGTCAAAGTAATGCAGATAGTAATGCATTTAAAGAACAAATTCTAAATAATATCGACACGGGTATTATAACTTTTGAAATGGACCGAACAATATCCAGCTGCAACAAACGTGCATTAGAAATTCTCGACATAACTTCTACGCTAAATTATAGACTGCAAGATTCTCCTATTTATACAAAGCTATTTGAAAATAATCCCTTTAAGCAACTTTCTCAACAAGGGGATGGGGCAATATTTCATACTTTAGAAACAAACGATGAAGGAAAAAGAAAGGTCATTTATTACTCGATGCATAAAATGTTTGATTCTATGGAAAATGAGATTGGCTATTTACTATCAATTAATGATGAAACTGAAAAAAAGAAACTCGAGCAAAAATTACTAACACAAGAAAAACTGCATGCGCTTGGACAGTTGGTAGCGGGTGTAGCCCATGAAATTCGGAATCCATTAACATCAATAAAAACGTTCATTGACCTGCTGCCAAGTAAGTATGACCGACCACAATTTCGTGAAGTTCTTATGAAACATTTACCTGCAGAGGTAAATAGATTAAATATGATCGTAACAGATTTAATTGAATATGCTCGTCCGCGTCCTCCGAACATCCAATCTTGTTCAGCATATGAACTTACGTCATTGTTAGCGTTTTTACAAGTTACCATGAATAAATATGATATTGAATTTGAACAAACGATAGAACAGGGTCTTATTTTTTTTATTGATCCCCAACAAATTCGTCAGGTCCTTCTCAATCTATTATTAAATGCGATTCATGCAGTTGAAAAGACGAATGAAAAAAAGATTAAAATCATAATGGAAAAGAAGAATAGTAAAAAGGGGAGAATTTTGATTATTGATACAGGCAAAGGAATGAGTCAGGACGAAATAAATCATATATTTGAACCCTTTTATACTAGCAAGGAAAAGGGAGTAGGGTTAGGCCTAACATTATCTTATAATCTTATAAAAGAGAATAAGGGGGATATTCAAGTTACGAGTATTCCTGCACAAGGTACGAAATTTACGGTAGTATTGCCTTTATTTATCGAATAA
- a CDS encoding mismatch-specific DNA-glycosylase: MNPIPDYLQNELSILFVGFNPSIRSGETGHHFANPNNRFWKILFEAGLTPRKFLAVEDYKLLELGYGMTNIVARPTKAADEITKDEYDQGRVILKQKITKFRPKIVCFVGKGVYQQYSKKKSIPWGRQNESVVIGTIDFVAPSSSGLVRMKLEDIIDIYRKLPKLMNEIS; the protein is encoded by the coding sequence ATGAACCCCATTCCTGACTATTTACAGAATGAATTATCGATTCTTTTTGTTGGTTTCAATCCTAGCATTCGTTCGGGTGAGACTGGCCATCATTTTGCCAATCCCAATAATCGATTTTGGAAAATATTATTTGAAGCGGGCTTAACACCGCGAAAGTTTCTAGCTGTTGAAGATTATAAGTTACTGGAGTTAGGATATGGTATGACCAATATCGTTGCAAGACCAACGAAAGCAGCCGATGAAATAACGAAAGATGAATACGATCAAGGTAGAGTGATATTAAAGCAGAAAATCACCAAATTTCGTCCAAAAATTGTTTGCTTTGTTGGTAAGGGCGTGTACCAACAATATAGTAAAAAGAAATCTATTCCTTGGGGCCGCCAAAATGAATCAGTTGTCATCGGAACGATTGACTTTGTCGCACCCTCTTCAAGTGGACTAGTAAGGATGAAGTTAGAGGACATTATTGATATATACCGAAAACTGCCTAAACTAATGAATGAAATCAGCTAA
- a CDS encoding HIT family protein, translating into MNCLGCKLANKKETVNVVFEDEYVCCILDHYPYNEGHVLILPKKHIRYFDELDENTANSLINASKIISKAIKKLFHPDGITVCQNGGVFDELTHFHMHVIPRYEGQNFADFYIEVGETHIEEETKLEKTKRNMIETIKVLE; encoded by the coding sequence ATGAACTGTTTAGGTTGTAAATTAGCAAATAAAAAAGAGACTGTCAATGTAGTATTTGAAGACGAATATGTTTGCTGTATATTAGACCACTATCCTTATAACGAAGGACATGTACTGATATTGCCAAAAAAACATATTCGTTACTTTGATGAACTAGACGAAAATACCGCAAACTCGTTAATCAATGCATCAAAGATTATATCAAAAGCTATAAAAAAATTGTTTCATCCAGATGGAATTACTGTATGCCAAAACGGTGGGGTTTTTGATGAATTAACACATTTTCATATGCACGTTATACCAAGGTATGAAGGACAAAACTTTGCAGACTTCTATATAGAAGTCGGAGAAACCCACATTGAAGAAGAGACTAAATTAGAAAAGACAAAAAGGAACATGATAGAAACGATAAAGGTATTGGAGTAA
- a CDS encoding cysteine-rich CWC family protein: protein MTDILKETKRCPICGENNQCCYSEDASSICWCSEEVFPKEIFELVPVDLLKRTCICKNCLSAFIREK from the coding sequence ATGACAGATATTCTGAAAGAAACGAAAAGATGTCCCATTTGTGGCGAAAATAATCAATGTTGTTATTCCGAAGATGCTTCAAGTATTTGTTGGTGCAGTGAAGAAGTTTTTCCTAAAGAGATATTTGAACTTGTTCCAGTCGATCTTTTAAAAAGAACTTGTATTTGTAAAAATTGTTTATCGGCGTTTATAAGGGAAAAATAA
- a CDS encoding 3-hydroxyacyl-CoA dehydrogenase, with product MKRISVIGAGTMGRGIAYAAAVAGFPTILNDISDENLTKAKDYIENTLETSVKKGFISKTTCDDALQNISYLSDFSKSVKEADLVIEAVFELMELKIETFKKLDEVCPAHTILATNTSTMSPTEIAAQTSRPDQCVAMHFFNPVHKMKLIEVVKGLDTSDDTVEKVLEVGRKMGKECVEVNEFPGFVTSRMNCLIGNEAMNMLMEGVASAEDIDKAIKLGLNHPMGPLELADLVGLDSRLKNMNYLYETLGEKYRPSPLLTKYVKAGRLGRKSGRGFYTYTK from the coding sequence ATGAAAAGGATAAGTGTCATTGGTGCAGGAACGATGGGAAGAGGAATTGCTTATGCAGCAGCTGTGGCAGGATTTCCTACCATTTTAAATGATATAAGCGATGAAAATTTAACAAAAGCAAAGGATTACATTGAGAATACACTTGAAACAAGTGTTAAAAAAGGATTTATCTCTAAAACGACGTGCGATGATGCATTGCAAAATATTAGCTACTTAAGCGATTTTTCGAAAAGCGTCAAAGAGGCAGATCTTGTCATTGAAGCAGTGTTTGAATTAATGGAGTTGAAAATTGAAACGTTTAAAAAGTTAGACGAGGTGTGTCCTGCACATACAATCTTAGCAACGAATACGTCTACAATGAGTCCAACCGAAATAGCTGCGCAAACAAGTAGACCGGATCAATGCGTAGCCATGCATTTTTTTAATCCTGTTCATAAAATGAAATTAATCGAAGTGGTAAAAGGATTAGATACATCGGATGATACAGTTGAAAAAGTATTAGAAGTGGGACGGAAAATGGGAAAAGAGTGTGTGGAAGTTAATGAATTCCCTGGTTTTGTTACAAGCAGGATGAATTGCTTAATTGGCAATGAGGCAATGAACATGTTAATGGAGGGAGTAGCCTCAGCGGAGGATATTGACAAAGCGATTAAGCTTGGATTAAATCATCCGATGGGTCCCCTCGAACTGGCAGATTTAGTTGGTCTAGATTCCAGGCTAAAAAACATGAACTATTTATACGAAACTTTAGGCGAAAAGTATCGGCCATCACCATTGCTAACAAAATATGTCAAGGCCGGCCGCCTTGGAAGGAAGTCAGGCAGGGGATTTTATACGTATACTAAGTAG
- a CDS encoding M20/M25/M40 family metallo-hydrolase gives MNGKDIENLKKSMKEIVNESIGKLRNYLSLPTVSAQHKAIPETVEYVVKMIKEIHGEVKVLDDLGGNPVVYGFFKARKQEDSTKTLLFYNHYDVQPPEPLNEWNTNPFEPTIIDGKLYARGVADNKGDLVARLTAIRILQNSEGGLPCNVKFLIEGEEEIGSPHLAPYLEKYRDLFQADACIWEFGGKDVKNRINMVAGIKGMAYMELTSIGADIDMHSSLGAYVDNAAWRLVHALSTMKNNHNEIVVNGFFDGIEEPTDSEKQIVSALPFDEEAIKRIYGLKRPLITTAKGVDPRIAMVFYPTMTICGLESGYTGEGAKTVLPKSAKAKIDCRLVPGQDPEHILECIKNHLINHGFHDIDAKLINGQKAYRSDYNHPFIDHVIQTAEEVYENEVVLAPNAAGTGPMYIFGEQLQLPIVSTGVGWAESKAHAPNESIRMKDFEDGIVHIAHMLNGFNHALKRDNDSVSL, from the coding sequence ATGAATGGAAAAGATATAGAAAACCTTAAAAAGTCCATGAAGGAAATTGTCAATGAGTCTATAGGAAAATTGCGAAATTACTTAAGCTTACCGACTGTTTCAGCACAGCATAAAGCGATTCCAGAAACAGTAGAATATGTCGTTAAGATGATTAAAGAAATTCATGGGGAAGTGAAAGTATTAGATGACCTTGGAGGGAATCCAGTCGTATATGGATTTTTTAAGGCAAGGAAGCAGGAAGATTCAACGAAGACTCTTCTATTTTATAATCATTATGATGTTCAACCTCCAGAACCATTAAATGAATGGAATACAAATCCGTTTGAACCAACGATCATTGACGGAAAGTTATATGCACGTGGAGTAGCTGATAATAAAGGGGATCTCGTTGCGAGATTAACAGCCATTCGTATTTTACAAAATTCAGAAGGTGGATTACCGTGTAATGTTAAATTCCTAATCGAAGGGGAAGAAGAAATCGGAAGTCCACATTTAGCTCCTTATCTTGAGAAATACCGCGACTTATTCCAAGCAGATGCTTGTATATGGGAATTCGGTGGCAAGGATGTCAAAAATAGAATTAACATGGTAGCGGGAATTAAAGGAATGGCATATATGGAGCTAACGAGTATTGGAGCGGATATTGATATGCATTCCTCATTAGGTGCTTATGTTGATAATGCAGCATGGAGACTTGTTCATGCATTAAGTACGATGAAAAATAATCACAATGAAATCGTAGTTAATGGATTTTTTGATGGCATCGAAGAACCTACTGATAGTGAGAAACAGATTGTTTCAGCTTTGCCGTTTGATGAAGAAGCGATTAAGCGTATCTATGGACTAAAGCGGCCGCTAATTACTACAGCTAAAGGTGTTGATCCGCGAATTGCTATGGTATTTTATCCGACAATGACAATTTGCGGATTAGAAAGCGGATATACTGGGGAAGGTGCGAAGACAGTACTGCCTAAATCCGCAAAGGCAAAAATCGATTGTCGACTTGTTCCAGGACAAGATCCGGAGCATATCCTTGAATGTATTAAAAATCATTTAATAAATCATGGATTTCATGATATTGATGCCAAGTTAATAAATGGACAAAAAGCCTATCGATCAGACTATAACCACCCTTTTATTGATCACGTCATTCAAACTGCTGAGGAAGTTTATGAAAATGAAGTGGTTCTAGCTCCAAATGCAGCAGGAACTGGGCCAATGTACATTTTTGGTGAACAATTACAGCTTCCAATCGTGAGTACGGGTGTCGGCTGGGCTGAATCAAAAGCACATGCACCGAATGAATCCATTCGTATGAAAGATTTTGAAGATGGGATTGTACATATCGCACATATGCTAAACGGATTTAATCATGCATTAAAACGGGACAATGATTCTGTGTCCTTATGA